A genomic segment from Streptomyces antibioticus encodes:
- a CDS encoding acyltransferase domain-containing protein gives MFPGTGAQHARMAAGLYGHEPVFTRAADAVLDLLGPESGAVRADWLTREPAPPLDADDRAAPLLFAVEYAMGRLVESWGVRPAAYLGHSMGECVAAVLAGVLTLSDAVMLLRERVRAQRAVPPGGMLAVAATPAELSGHLGDGVVVGALNAPRHTVLSGPERALRAVERRLAADGRTSRRLATRTAYHSPALDPVARETETLLRTVRRAAPRRPLYSAYLARPVREEDVLSTRFWAAQPTAPVLFWPTLDRLLGDGDRLLVEAGPGQSLTVLARGHRAVRSGRSAVLSTLPARALGPEEDRRAVRAARARLAAEGLLGAPGHSGVLPVDAPVS, from the coding sequence ATGTTCCCGGGAACCGGCGCGCAGCACGCCCGTATGGCGGCCGGTCTGTACGGGCACGAACCGGTCTTCACCCGGGCCGCCGACGCCGTACTGGACCTGCTCGGACCGGAGAGCGGGGCGGTCCGCGCCGACTGGCTGACGCGGGAGCCCGCGCCGCCGCTCGACGCCGACGACCGGGCCGCGCCCCTGCTGTTCGCCGTGGAGTACGCGATGGGCCGGCTGGTGGAGAGCTGGGGCGTGCGCCCGGCCGCGTATCTCGGGCACAGCATGGGCGAGTGCGTCGCCGCGGTCCTCGCCGGGGTGCTCACCCTGTCCGACGCGGTCATGCTGCTGCGGGAGCGGGTCAGGGCGCAGCGCGCCGTGCCGCCCGGCGGGATGCTCGCGGTCGCGGCCACCCCGGCGGAGCTGTCGGGACACCTCGGCGACGGCGTCGTGGTGGGCGCGCTCAACGCGCCCCGGCACACCGTCCTGTCCGGCCCGGAGCGGGCGCTGCGCGCGGTGGAGCGCCGGCTGGCCGCCGACGGCCGCACCAGCCGGCGGCTGGCCACCCGCACCGCGTACCACAGCCCGGCCCTGGACCCCGTGGCGCGGGAGACGGAGACGCTGCTGCGCACGGTACGGCGGGCCGCGCCCCGCCGACCGCTCTACTCGGCCTACCTCGCCCGGCCGGTGCGCGAGGAGGACGTGCTCAGCACCCGGTTCTGGGCGGCGCAGCCGACGGCTCCCGTGCTGTTCTGGCCGACGCTGGACCGGCTGCTGGGCGACGGTGACCGGCTGCTGGTGGAGGCCGGGCCCGGACAGAGTCTGACCGTGCTGGCGCGCGGGCACCGGGCCGTGCGGTCGGGCCGCAGCGCCGTCCTCAGCACCCTCCCGGCGCGGGCCCTGGGCCCCGAGGAGGACCGGCGGGCCGTCCGCGCCGCCCGAGCGCGGCTGGCCGCCGAGGGCCTCCTCGGGGCGCCCGGTCACTCGGGCGTGTTGCCGGTGGACGCGCCCGTCTCGTAG